From the Bacillus tuaregi genome, one window contains:
- a CDS encoding heavy-metal-associated domain-containing protein, producing MAELTLFVKEAIEECPIHRLETALMVMNGIERALVDVQDGEVKIKYNDKKISQDNIKTKIEECGFHLVQ from the coding sequence TTGGCCGAGTTAACATTATTCGTAAAGGAAGCGATAGAGGAGTGTCCAATTCATAGATTAGAAACTGCTTTAATGGTTATGAACGGAATTGAAAGAGCATTAGTTGATGTTCAGGATGGGGAGGTTAAAATAAAATACAATGATAAAAAGATATCACAGGATAACATTAAAACGAAAATCGAGGAATGTGGATTTCATCTTGTTCAGTGA
- a CDS encoding YitT family protein, producing MRRGIYTYTALLFGATIQGMSMSLFLFPHSIPSGGGAGIAILLNHWFGLSLGFSLWLANIFFLLFALNYFGFTWTVRTILAVAITSTTVSILTAHLPLPHIHILFDIGAGSLFFGIGVGILIRAGASSGGMAIPAVMIASYKKWSPGKVMLAINFFIFVLTSLVIDYKIVFFAIICQFISTNMIDTIYHLPIQKMKLLAPSWRKR from the coding sequence ATGAGAAGGGGTATATACACTTACACAGCACTGCTTTTTGGAGCGACTATCCAAGGCATGTCCATGTCCTTATTTTTATTTCCTCACTCTATTCCATCTGGTGGCGGCGCTGGCATTGCCATCCTATTAAATCATTGGTTTGGTTTGTCCTTAGGCTTTTCCTTATGGTTGGCAAATATATTCTTTTTATTATTTGCACTAAATTACTTTGGTTTCACATGGACAGTCAGGACTATTCTTGCAGTAGCTATCACATCTACAACTGTCAGTATCCTAACCGCTCACCTTCCATTACCACATATCCATATCCTATTTGATATTGGAGCCGGAAGTCTATTCTTTGGAATTGGAGTTGGTATCCTTATAAGAGCAGGTGCTTCCAGTGGAGGTATGGCTATTCCAGCTGTTATGATTGCCTCCTATAAAAAATGGAGTCCTGGTAAAGTCATGCTTGCAATTAACTTCTTCATTTTTGTCTTAACATCGCTTGTAATTGATTATAAAATTGTTTTCTTTGCAATTATTTGCCAATTCATTTCAACTAATATGATTGACACTATCTATCACCTACCCATACAAAAAATGAAGCTGCTTGCCCCTAGTTGGCGCAAAAGATAG
- the cysC gene encoding adenylyl-sulfate kinase — protein MKANNITWHHMTVTKKNRYHLNGHKSCVLWFTGLSGSGKSTLANAVDYALFQQKVRSYVLDGDNIRHGLNRDLNFDEDDRKENIRRIGEVAKLFVDSGVIVSSAFISPFRADRQLVRRMFEQGEFIEVFVHCPIQVCENRDPKGLYRRARIGEIPQFTGISSPYEKPDYPELFIDTNEMTIQQSVQRILSYLKEKQILS, from the coding sequence ATGAAAGCTAATAATATTACCTGGCATCATATGACCGTTACAAAGAAAAACCGTTATCATTTAAATGGTCATAAAAGCTGTGTGCTTTGGTTTACTGGACTTTCAGGTTCTGGAAAATCGACCCTGGCAAATGCAGTTGATTATGCCTTGTTTCAACAAAAGGTTAGAAGTTATGTTTTAGACGGTGATAATATCCGTCATGGCCTAAACCGAGATTTAAATTTTGATGAGGATGATCGGAAAGAGAATATTCGCCGCATTGGTGAAGTGGCAAAGCTATTTGTAGACAGCGGCGTTATTGTCTCTTCAGCCTTTATTTCCCCTTTCCGAGCTGATCGTCAATTGGTAAGAAGGATGTTCGAACAGGGAGAGTTTATTGAAGTCTTTGTTCATTGTCCAATTCAGGTCTGTGAAAATCGAGATCCAAAGGGGTTATATAGGCGAGCGAGAATAGGAGAGATTCCTCAATTCACCGGTATTAGTTCACCATATGAAAAACCCGATTATCCAGAGCTTTTTATCGATACCAATGAAATGACGATTCAACAATCGGTGCAGAGAATATTGAGTTATTTGAAGGAAAAGCAGATCTTATCCTAG